One Spinacia oleracea cultivar Varoflay chromosome 4, BTI_SOV_V1, whole genome shotgun sequence DNA segment encodes these proteins:
- the LOC110804809 gene encoding uncharacterized protein At3g52155, chloroplastic isoform X1, with product MDAALNFMPLSSLVLPTSSTSLFPRPLIRKKAKHMPCVSQILDNADSSAFVNTSSKSVTRRLILLRHADSSWNNPSLRDHDRPLSKTGRTDAADVSYKLQLLGWVPELILCSDAMRTRETLSVMQEQVKGFLHAAVHFIPSFYSVAAMDGQTAAHIQQMICKFSSDDILTVMCMGHNKGWEEAASMFTGSVIELKTCNAALLEATGKSWEEAFESAGLGGWQLQAIVKPDSNLENYVPT from the exons ATGGATGCTGCACTCAACTTCATGCCGTTAAGTTCATTAGTACTCCCTACTTCATCAACTTCACTCTTTCCTCGTCCTCTTATTCGGAAGAAAGCAAAACACATGCCTTGTGTGTCTCAAATTCTTGACAATGCTGACAGCTCTGCCTTTGTGAACACCTCCTCGAAATCTGTTACCCGTCGTCTTATTCTACTGCGTCATGCGGACAGCTCTTGGAATAACCCTTCTTTACGGG ATCATGATCGTCCTTTAAGTAAAACTGGTCGTACCGATGCCGCTGACGTCTCATACAAGCTTCAACTCTTAGGTTGGGTTCCTGAGTTGATCCTATGCAG TGATGCCATGAGGACAAGGGAGACACTCTCGGTAATGCAAGAGCAAGTCAAGGGCTTCTTACACGCTGCAGTACATTTCATTCCTAGTTTTTACTCGGTTGCTGCTATGGATGGCCAGACTGCTGCACACATCCAGCAAATGATTTGCAAATTCTCCTCCGATGACATTCTTACAGTTAT GTGTATGGGACATAATAAAGGCTGGGAGGAAGCGGCCTCCATGTTTACTGGTTCAGTAATAGAATTGAAGACGTGCAATGCTGCTTTGCTTGAAGCCACTGGAAAATCCTGGGAAGAG GCTTTTGAGTCGGCGGGACTTGGGGGGTGGCAGCTTCAAGCCATTGTTAAGCCGGATAGCAACCTTGAGAATTATGTTCCTACTTGA
- the LOC110804809 gene encoding uncharacterized protein At3g52155, chloroplastic isoform X2 has protein sequence MDAALNFMPLSSLVLPTSSTSLFPRPLIRKKAKHMPCVSQILDNADSSAFVNTSSKSVTRRLILLRHADSSWNNPSLRDHDRPLSKTGRTDAADVSYKLQLLGWVPELILCSDAMRTRETLSVMQEQVKGFLHAAVHFIPSFYSVAAMDGQTAAHIQQMICKFSSDDILTVMCMGHNKGWEEAASMFTGSVIELKTCNAALLEATGKSWEEGISWLTFLAN, from the exons ATGGATGCTGCACTCAACTTCATGCCGTTAAGTTCATTAGTACTCCCTACTTCATCAACTTCACTCTTTCCTCGTCCTCTTATTCGGAAGAAAGCAAAACACATGCCTTGTGTGTCTCAAATTCTTGACAATGCTGACAGCTCTGCCTTTGTGAACACCTCCTCGAAATCTGTTACCCGTCGTCTTATTCTACTGCGTCATGCGGACAGCTCTTGGAATAACCCTTCTTTACGGG ATCATGATCGTCCTTTAAGTAAAACTGGTCGTACCGATGCCGCTGACGTCTCATACAAGCTTCAACTCTTAGGTTGGGTTCCTGAGTTGATCCTATGCAG TGATGCCATGAGGACAAGGGAGACACTCTCGGTAATGCAAGAGCAAGTCAAGGGCTTCTTACACGCTGCAGTACATTTCATTCCTAGTTTTTACTCGGTTGCTGCTATGGATGGCCAGACTGCTGCACACATCCAGCAAATGATTTGCAAATTCTCCTCCGATGACATTCTTACAGTTAT GTGTATGGGACATAATAAAGGCTGGGAGGAAGCGGCCTCCATGTTTACTGGTTCAGTAATAGAATTGAAGACGTGCAATGCTGCTTTGCTTGAAGCCACTGGAAAATCCTGGGAAGAG GGGATTTCGTGGCTCACATTCCTGGCTAACTGA